From the genome of Fusobacterium varium, one region includes:
- the pyrG gene encoding CTP synthase — protein sequence MKETKYIFVTGGVVSSLGKGITASSLGRLLRERGYNVTIQKFDPYINIDPGTMNPYEHGEVFVTDDGAETDLDLGHYERFIDQNLTKYNNITTGKIYQSVINKERKGEYLGKTVQIIPHITNEIKSKIEIVGKANGSDIVITEIGGTVGDIESNPFLEAIRQFRYDVGRENVIYIHVTLLPYLKAAGELKTKPSQHSVKELMGLGIRPDILVCRTEHPISDDIRRKLSMFCDIDIDAVIEAQDAGTIYELPLVMEEKGLARTACKKLGIEDRKIDLSSWRKVVDRIKNPKEKIKLAVVGKYVELKDAYISVNEAIENAAYEQGYKAEIDYIQAENLDLKKLSEYNGILVPGGFGNRGIEGKMEAIKFARENKIPFLGICLGMQLAVIEFARNVMGMSGANSTEFDKDTKYPVIDIMVNQKNVENMGGTMRLGAYPCVLKDGTLAKELYNEELIHERHRHRFEFNNEFKDRIQEAGLLISGNSPDGTLAEIVELSRDIHPFFIAGQFHPEFKTRPNNPHPLFRGFVQAIYKKQYNK from the coding sequence TGATCCAGGAACAATGAATCCATATGAACATGGAGAGGTTTTTGTAACTGATGATGGAGCTGAAACAGATTTAGATCTGGGACATTATGAAAGATTTATTGATCAGAATCTTACAAAATATAATAATATAACAACAGGAAAAATATATCAATCAGTTATAAACAAAGAGAGAAAAGGGGAGTATCTTGGAAAAACAGTTCAGATAATTCCTCATATTACAAATGAGATAAAATCAAAAATAGAAATAGTAGGTAAAGCTAATGGTTCTGATATAGTTATAACAGAAATAGGGGGAACAGTAGGAGATATTGAATCTAATCCATTTTTGGAAGCTATAAGACAATTCAGGTATGATGTAGGAAGAGAAAATGTTATCTATATTCATGTGACACTTCTTCCTTATTTAAAAGCAGCAGGAGAATTAAAAACTAAACCATCTCAACATTCAGTAAAAGAACTTATGGGACTTGGAATAAGACCAGATATACTTGTATGCAGAACAGAACATCCTATCAGTGATGATATCAGAAGAAAACTTTCTATGTTTTGTGATATAGATATAGATGCAGTAATTGAAGCTCAAGATGCAGGAACTATATATGAACTTCCTCTTGTGATGGAGGAAAAAGGTTTAGCAAGAACAGCTTGTAAAAAACTTGGAATAGAAGATAGAAAAATTGATCTTTCATCTTGGAGAAAAGTTGTAGACAGAATAAAAAATCCAAAAGAAAAGATAAAATTGGCAGTGGTGGGAAAATATGTTGAACTGAAAGATGCCTATATAAGTGTAAATGAAGCTATAGAAAATGCAGCATATGAACAAGGATATAAAGCTGAAATCGACTATATTCAAGCAGAGAATCTTGACTTGAAAAAACTTAGTGAATATAATGGAATACTTGTGCCAGGTGGATTTGGAAATAGAGGAATTGAAGGAAAAATGGAGGCAATAAAATTTGCCAGAGAAAATAAGATTCCTTTTTTGGGAATATGTCTGGGAATGCAGCTTGCAGTAATTGAATTTGCTAGAAATGTAATGGGAATGTCTGGAGCAAATTCTACAGAATTTGATAAGGATACTAAATATCCAGTTATAGATATTATGGTTAATCAAAAAAATGTAGAAAATATGGGTGGAACAATGAGATTAGGTGCATATCCATGTGTGTTGAAAGATGGAACTTTAGCAAAAGAACTCTATAATGAAGAACTAATACATGAAAGACATAGACATAGATTTGAATTTAATAATGAATTTAAAGACAGGATACAGGAAGCAGGACTTCTAATATCAGGAAATTCTCCTGATGGAACACTTGCAGAGATAGTGGAGCTTTCAAGAGATATTCATCCTTTCTTTATAGCAGGACAGTTCCATCCAGAATTTAAAACAAGACCAAATAATCCTCACCCATTATTTAGAGGATTTGTGCAGGCAATATATAAAAAGCAGTATAACAAATAG
- a CDS encoding uncharacterized radical SAM protein YgiQ: MFLPTTMEEVRKLGWDSLDIILVSGDTYIDSSYNGSALIGKWLYKHGFKVGIIAQPDINSDKDIKRLGEPNLYWAVSAGCVDSMVANYTATKKKRKSDDFTPGGENIRRPDRASIIYTNLIKRFFKNGNAPVVLGGIEASLRRITHYDYWSNNLRRPLIFDAKADILSYGMGEKSMLALAQALKGGREWRNIRGLSYIAKEKKDSYLELPSFDECVKDKREFVKAFDIFYHNCDPITAKGLCQLCGDRYLIQNPPSENFTSEELDSIYSMDFERDVHPYYKAMGEVRALDTIRTSVTTHRGCYGECNFCAIAIHQGRTVISRSQDSIVEEVKEIASAPKFKGYIADVGGPTANMYAIECSKKLKLGACQDKRCLYPHKCPALKIDHNSQIELLDKLKNIDKIKKIFIASGIRYDMILDDKRNGQMYLEEIIKDHVSGQMKIAPEHTEDKVLSLMGKQGKAPLKEFKEKFYKINSKLGKKQFLTYYLIAAHPGCDEKDMLDLRRFASSELRINPEQVQVFTPTPSTYSTLMYYTEMDPFTNKKLFVEKDNGKKQKQKDILIPRENNNKRR, translated from the coding sequence ATGTTTTTGCCTACAACGATGGAAGAGGTAAGAAAATTAGGATGGGATTCTCTGGATATAATATTGGTGTCTGGAGATACATATATAGATTCTTCCTATAATGGAAGTGCATTGATAGGAAAATGGTTATATAAACATGGATTTAAAGTTGGAATAATAGCTCAGCCAGATATCAACAGTGATAAGGATATTAAAAGATTAGGAGAGCCTAATTTATACTGGGCAGTTTCAGCAGGGTGTGTAGATTCCATGGTAGCCAATTATACAGCAACAAAAAAGAAAAGAAAAAGTGATGATTTTACACCAGGTGGAGAAAATATAAGAAGACCAGACAGAGCTTCTATTATATATACAAATCTTATAAAAAGATTTTTTAAAAATGGAAATGCTCCTGTAGTTTTGGGTGGAATTGAAGCAAGTTTGAGAAGAATTACCCACTATGACTATTGGAGTAATAATTTGAGAAGACCTTTGATATTTGATGCAAAGGCAGATATTCTTTCCTATGGAATGGGAGAAAAATCTATGTTGGCTCTGGCTCAGGCACTGAAAGGTGGAAGAGAATGGAGAAACATAAGAGGATTAAGTTATATAGCTAAAGAAAAAAAAGACAGTTATTTGGAGTTGCCATCTTTTGATGAGTGTGTAAAGGACAAGAGAGAGTTTGTAAAAGCTTTTGATATATTTTATCATAACTGTGATCCAATTACTGCTAAAGGGTTATGTCAACTTTGTGGAGATAGATATTTGATACAGAATCCTCCAAGTGAAAATTTTACCTCTGAGGAACTGGACAGCATTTATTCTATGGATTTTGAAAGAGATGTACATCCTTATTACAAAGCTATGGGAGAAGTAAGAGCTTTAGATACTATAAGGACTTCTGTAACTACTCATAGAGGTTGTTATGGAGAATGTAATTTTTGTGCAATAGCCATTCATCAAGGAAGAACAGTTATATCAAGAAGTCAGGATTCTATTGTGGAAGAGGTAAAAGAGATAGCCTCTGCTCCTAAATTTAAGGGATACATAGCAGATGTAGGAGGACCTACTGCAAATATGTATGCCATAGAATGCAGTAAAAAATTAAAGTTGGGAGCTTGTCAGGACAAGAGGTGTCTTTATCCTCATAAATGTCCAGCATTGAAAATAGATCATAACAGTCAGATAGAACTTTTAGATAAATTAAAAAATATTGATAAAATCAAAAAAATATTTATTGCATCTGGAATAAGATATGATATGATTTTAGATGATAAAAGAAATGGACAGATGTATCTTGAAGAAATAATAAAAGATCATGTGTCTGGACAGATGAAGATAGCTCCTGAACATACAGAGGATAAAGTTTTATCTCTTATGGGAAAACAGGGAAAAGCGCCTTTAAAAGAATTTAAAGAAAAATTTTATAAAATAAATAGTAAATTAGGGAAAAAACAGTTTTTAACTTATTATTTGATAGCAGCTCATCCAGGGTGTGATGAAAAAGATATGCTTGATCTGAGAAGATTTGCCTCATCTGAACTAAGGATAAATCCAGAGCAGGTACAGGTATTTACTCCTACACCATCTACATATTCTACACTTATGTACTATACAGAAATGGATCCTTTTACAAATAAGAAACTTTTTGTAGAAAAAGATAATGGAAAGAAGCAAAAACAAAAGGATATTTTAATTCCTAGAGAAAATAATAATAAGAGAAGATAA
- the der gene encoding GTP-binding protein EngA, which translates to MKPIVAIVGRPNVGKSTLFNNLVGDRIAIVDDMPGVTRDRLYRETEWNGVEFVVVDTGGLEPRNNEFMMTKIKEQAEVAMNEADVILFVVDGKSGVNPLDEEIAYILRKKQKPIILCVNKIDNFLQQQDDVYDFWGLGFEHLIPVSGAHKVNLGDMLDMVTEMIEKIDLPEEEEDVLKLAIIGKPNAGKSSLVNKLSGEERTIVSDIAGTTRDAIDTIVQYKDNKYMIIDTAGIRRKSKVEESLEYYSVLRAIKTIKRADVCILMLDGKEGLTEQDKRIAGIAAEELKPIVVVVNKWDLVDKNKVSMKSMKEELYAELPFLSYAPIEFVSALTGQRTTKILEISDTIYEEYTKRISTGILNTVLKEAVLMNNPPTRKGRVVKINYATQVSTAPPKFVLFCNYPELIHFSYARYIENKFREAFGFDGSPILISFEKKNAEKD; encoded by the coding sequence ATGAAGCCTATTGTTGCAATCGTTGGAAGACCAAATGTTGGAAAATCGACACTTTTCAATAATCTGGTTGGTGACAGAATAGCTATAGTTGATGACATGCCAGGTGTTACAAGAGACAGACTATATAGAGAAACAGAATGGAACGGAGTGGAATTTGTTGTTGTAGATACTGGAGGTCTTGAGCCAAGAAACAATGAATTTATGATGACAAAAATAAAGGAACAGGCAGAAGTTGCTATGAACGAAGCTGATGTTATCCTTTTTGTAGTTGATGGAAAATCAGGAGTTAATCCTCTTGATGAGGAGATAGCATATATCCTTAGAAAAAAACAGAAGCCTATCATTTTATGTGTAAATAAGATAGATAATTTTCTTCAGCAGCAAGATGATGTCTATGATTTCTGGGGACTTGGATTTGAACATCTTATTCCAGTTTCAGGAGCACATAAGGTAAACCTTGGAGATATGCTGGATATGGTAACTGAAATGATAGAGAAAATCGACTTGCCTGAAGAGGAAGAAGATGTATTGAAACTTGCTATTATTGGAAAACCAAATGCTGGAAAATCTTCATTGGTGAATAAATTATCTGGTGAAGAAAGAACTATTGTAAGTGATATAGCAGGAACTACAAGAGATGCTATTGATACTATAGTTCAATACAAAGATAATAAATATATGATAATTGACACTGCTGGTATCAGAAGAAAATCAAAAGTAGAAGAAAGTCTTGAATATTATTCAGTATTGAGAGCTATAAAAACTATAAAAAGAGCAGATGTATGTATTCTTATGCTTGATGGAAAAGAGGGACTTACTGAGCAGGACAAGAGAATAGCAGGAATAGCTGCTGAAGAACTTAAACCAATAGTTGTAGTGGTTAATAAATGGGATTTAGTAGATAAAAATAAAGTTTCTATGAAAAGTATGAAAGAGGAGCTTTATGCAGAGCTTCCATTCTTATCATATGCTCCAATAGAATTTGTTTCAGCCCTGACAGGACAGAGAACTACTAAAATACTTGAAATATCAGATACAATTTATGAAGAATATACAAAAAGAATTTCTACTGGTATCTTGAATACAGTATTGAAAGAAGCAGTATTGATGAATAATCCACCTACTAGAAAAGGTAGAGTAGTAAAAATTAATTATGCTACACAAGTTTCAACTGCACCACCAAAATTTGTATTATTCTGCAATTATCCAGAACTTATTCATTTCTCATATGCTAGATATATTGAAAATAAATTCAGAGAGGCATTTGGATTTGATGGATCACCTATTCTTATTAGCTTTGAAAAGAAAAATGCAGAAAAAGACTAG